The Dehalococcoidia bacterium DNA window GCGTCCTCCGGCCAAGCGAGGACGGCGCGTTCCTGCCGGTCGAGTACCTGCACGACGGGTCCAGCGACGTCTGCGGCGCCGACGAGATCATGAGCGTGGTCGCCCCGGACAACGACACACGCGATGTCCTCAAAGAGGTGCTGGCCATGATGGACGAGATCGCCGAGTTGCTGCGCTCGCTCGGCAACGCGCGCATCAACGCGTACTGCCTCGCGGCGTTCGAGGGCGGAGGCGGCGGCTGGCTCGGCCAGTTCGAGCGCGACATCATCGAGCAGGAACTCCGATCGCTTGACGACGCCGAGGGCGAGGAATAGACCCAACCACTCATCCCGCTACCATCGCCTTCCTAGCGGCCTCGACCTGAATGCCCTCTTCGGTCGGGGCCGCTACCTCTTCCTCGATCACCGCCCGCACGACTTCGTAGAGACCGGCCTCCATGCAGCCGACGCACGCGCCGGTGTCACGCCGCCGCACGTGTATCTGCGCGCCTCTCGCATCCTTGCGGATCACGAATGGCCCAGGCATTGCGCCTCCTGACCCGTGAACGACTCCCAGCGCGCGAGGACTACGCTCGCATAGTGCGGGTCGAGTTCCGTCCCGTAGCAGACTCTGCCGGTGCGCTCGCAGGCGATCAGCGTCGAGCCTGATCCGAGGAAGAGATCCAGCACGACGTCGCCGCGCGAGCACGAGTTCTCGATCGCACGCTCGACGAGCGCTAGGGGCTTCATCGTCGGATGCGCCTGGCTCTCGCTTGGACGATCGATCTCGAAGACGTCGCCCTGGTCGCGGCCGCCGTGCCACTCGTGTCGTGTTCCCTCGCGCCAGCCGTACCAGAGTGGTTCGTACTGTCGCTGGTAGTCAGCCCGGCCGAGCGTGAATCTGTCTTTGCGCCAGATGATCGTGTCGCTCCAGTGCCCGCCCTCCTCTTCGAGCACGCGCGAGACGAGTGGCAGTTCCTTGGACGACATGCAGCAGTAGATCGCGCCGTCCACGCTGGCGAGGAGGTTGCGCGCCCAGCCGCGGCAGAACGCGTCGAACTCCTGTGACGACATCGCGTCGTTCTGGATGCGTCTCTTCTTCTGCCCGCGCTGCTGGCCGCCATGATCTCCGTAAGCCACGTTGTACGGCGGGTCCGTGAAGCACATCGGCGCCCGCTTGCCGTCGAGGAGCCGCTGTACGGCCGCCGTGTCGCCCGCGTCGCCCACCAGGAGCCGGTGGTCGCCCAACGCCCACAGATCGCCCGGCTTGGCGCGTGTGGCCGCACGTGCCGCCTCCAGCGCGGCGTCCACATCGAAGCTCTCGGGCTTGTCCTTCTTCTCGCGCAGGTCGAGCGACTTGAGCAGCGCATCGAGTTCGTCCTCGCTGAAGCCGGAGAGCGAGATGTCCAGGTCGTCTACGTCAGAAAGGTCCGCCACCATCCGCGCCAGGAGTTCCTCGTCCCACGAGCCGGAGATCTTGTTGAGCGCGAGGTTCAACACCCTGCTTTGCTCTACCGTCAGGTCGAGGAAGATCACGGGCACGGTCTTGATGCCAAGCTTGCGCGCCGCGAGCAGTCGCTGGTGGCCGCCAATCACCGTCTTGTCCGCTGCGCGTGCGAGCACCGGCTGCACGAAGCCGTACTCGTTCAGGCTGCGCGTCAATGCCTCCAGCTCGGCGTCGCCGATCCGGCGCGGGTTCGCCGGGTCGGGCTTCAGCTCGTCGATTGCGACGTGTGCGATCTGCATCTTCGTGTCCGTCGTCATGCCATCCCCAGCCTTCGCTTGTACTCCTCGATCACGGCGATGCTCTTCGCCTCCTTCGCCTCTTCGTCCACCGGCACCTGGTGGGCGATGCCCGCCCTGAGCCTTGCGCCCGGCGACAGGCCCAGCTGCTTGCCCAGGTCGCTGAGCGTCGCCTCCAAGTCGTTGCGCACCATGAGCAATGGGTTTCTGACGGCGTTGCCTTTCTGTCCCTTGATCAGCTTCCCGGACTTCCGCAGCATCTCCTGGACCTCGACCCAGTCCGACCACGCGGTCACGTAGCGGATGAGGACGCTGCGGTCGATCGTCGTAAGCGTGCCCGTCTGCTCCAGTTCGGGCACGACGCGTTTCCATTCGGCCTTCGCCTCGTCGGGGAGGTCGCGCGGCATCGCCGGCCTGCCGACCGCGGCGTTGCCACGGATCTCGCGCTTGTTGCGCCTGGCGCATACTGCAACGGCAACGGCAACGGTCCCCTCTCACCCATCAATCACGCTCCGGGATATTTCTTGGGGAAACCCGTACCGGGTCGGAGACGGGCCCGCAGCGGTTTCCACCCTCGGTATCGCCTGAATTTCTGGCGCCCCCCGGTCACTGGACCCTCCTCAACAACTCACGTGGGTCGGGCGCGTCGGGGTCGTACGGCGTCGGCTCGAACGTCGCGGCTGGTCGCGGCTTCGTCATCGCCACGCGCGTGCGTGAGGAAGGCGACATACCAAACTCCACCAGCAGCCGCGTCATCTGGCCCATCGCCTTGTTGGCGATCGCGAGGTACGGCGACTGGATCGGGAAGCCCGACGGCGACTTCATGACCGTGCCGTACTTCACGAGGTTCGCCTCCGCCTCGATCCACCGGCTCCAGCTCTGGCAGTAGAGGGCGAGCGCCGCGCCGTCGATCTCCGTCATGAGCCCGCACTCGAGGAGCTTGCGGCCCATGCGCCGCCATTCCTTGCGCGCCTCGCCCTGCAGGTGCGACGGGCAAGCCGGGAGCCGCGGCTCCGGGCCGTTGCCATCGATGCGCGGGCGGCGCGTGCTCATGCCTTCCGGCTTCGGCCGGCGCCCTCTCACCGGGATACCCCCCTACTCAATTTCGCGAATTGAAAAATGTTGGAGCGCCAGCGCTTTCCGTTGGCAGATGCGTTTGTTTTCACCCACCCCCGGCATGCAGCCGCTACCATCGGCGCGATGGTGCATCTCGGCATCGGCTTCGTCGTCGTAGCGCTGACCTGCGTGGCACTCACGCTGGTGTCGTACTTCGCATCACCTGACGTGAGCACGTCGTTCGCGGTCGGATCGTTCGTCGCGCTCGCGACCTGCGGTGCGTTTCTTGCGTACGTCGTGCGGTACCGGATGTGACCTGCACGGACGCGATAGAATGAATCATGAACGTTGGCTCGTTGGCCTTCAGCGTCCTTCAGCGTGGCACCGCGCTCGCTCCTTGCGTCGTGGGTTGCGCACTCCTCATTGAGGCTGTCATGCCGATCGCGCTGCCCCACGGCGGCCAACACTACGTCGGAGGCGCCGCTCTCGCTTCTCCGGCCGCGATCGAGCACGTTCGACGTGAGCACACGGAAACGAGCACCTACCAGGACCATCCCTACATGAGCCCCACGCGCGGAACCGCCGAGATCGGGACGCGCTCGTTCAACCTGCCGCTGTAGAGCTTCAGCCTCTGCCGCTCCTGCGCCTATCTGGTCATAGCGATACGTCATGGGAGACCTTCATGACCGCGCGGTCGAACGCCGCGATGATCGACCAGTTGACGAGAAGCATCAGGCGCTCGTCCGGCAGCTTGCGCAGGGCGGGTGGCAGGTGAGGGCGGATCTCGGCGAGAACCGAAGTGATTGCGGTGTTGAGCGGAGCACCGAGCGCAAGCATGATCGCGACCTTCTCCTTGCCGACCGCCGCCACGAGATCCTCCGGCAAGGGAGCGGCCGCCTGTAACCGAAGGCCGCCTGGCTCCAGCAGGACACGACCACCGAGCGTCTCCACGCGCCGAATCACCTCCAGTGCGCTCATCAGATCTTCATCTCCCATGGCTCGCCCTCTGAGGTGGGCAATTCAGCGTTGGTAGCGTCGGTGCCGTCGGTCGTGCGCTCGTCCATTCGGCGTCCGCCGTCGCTACCAACGCTGCCGACGCTACTTTCGCCGGTATCACCGGTGAGCCTCCGCACGATGATCGTCCGTTCGTCGCCGTGGGACTCGACGATCTCGATACCGAGGTCACGAAGGTTGCTGCGTATGTCGTTGATGCGCCTGCTCAGGATGTGCGGCGCACCCGGCCATCCCTTGGACTCGACCTTGCCGCTCGCGCTGCGGCGGAACAGCCGCGCGCTGTTCCCCGCTTCTTCCAGGTCCTCCAGGAACGCGGACGGTGTTCCCCGCCACTCGTCGTGCGTTTTCATCAGCTCCAAGATCGCGGCACCGACGATGTTCCCTTCGACCGCCTCTACGGTTTGGGCACCGATGTTGGACGCGTAGGCATCAAGGAACGCGCCCTCGCTATACCCGAGCGCCACTGCCACGGCGGCGCCGAATCGCGTGAAGTCAGCCATCCGTTCGAGTGCCGTTGGTTCCACCTCGGGGTAGATGCGAAGGGCTGCTGAGAGGGTGTCGAAGATACCTCCGAGGATGACCGGTCGGTCCATCTCAAAGGCCTGCCAGAACTCCTTTTCTGAACGCCTGGCCTGCTTGCTGATGCGTTCAAGTCGAAGCAGCAACGAGCGATCGAGCAGGTCGGCGCGGCGCGGCACGACATTGATGCCGTTCAACATCACCACGCGGCGGTAGGCGTAGATGACGTCGTCGTCGTCCGAGTAGAGTTCGCGCTTCGTGAATCCCTCCCCGGTCACGGCGCGACACAACACGTCCGAGAGCCATGGCGGCACGTTGTCCACGTTGTCATAGACGGGCGCGTAATGGTGCGAGAGCTGTTGCACGAGTTCCTTCATGTCCGAAGGGAATGACAAGGACTCGACAGAGGAAGGGTCGATCAGCTTTCGGAGCACGCGCTGACCGACGCTCTTCCCCGCCCCTTTCTCGCCATGGAAGTCCGGAATGGCATGCGGGATGTCTGGAACGAACGCCGTGACGAGCCAGGCGAGCAGTAGCAGATGGTCCTCGTCCTCGACGTTGAGGTACGAGAGCGCACGTCGAATATCACCTGTTCGACTCGGTTCGACCTGGGATTGCTGGTGGGCATACCGACGGAAGAGGACCGTCGAAAGCGAGCGGACTTCCCATCCGTTCGCGTCGATCACTACCGTGCGCCAGTCCTTGTCGGCCAGGTCGTAGTGGATAACGCCGTCGCGTATCCCGACGCGATTGAACAGCTGTTCAGTCGGGCCGTCGTACACCGCGAGTCCTTCCAACGTTCCACCCGCCGCGTTGACCGCTTCCGCCCCGACGGCCTTGCCCGTCCGGCCGAAGAACATGCGGCGTAGCCATTGCTTGAAGCGCTTGGAGTTGAGGGGCCACACCTCGTGATGCCCGTCGACCGGCATCCGCGTGTAAGCGGTGCCGGTTGCATCGTGGAAGAGATCGCCGGCCTGGCCGATTGCAACCAGGATGTCGGCGTGCGTCCTGCCGGCGTCCGTCAGATCCTGTTCGTCGGACTCGTCGGGTGGCCGTCGGATCTCGGCCGTCGCCAACGACAACATGTCGTCGACAGAGTGGCCCCTAGCAAGGTAGTCGTCGGCACCCACCTTCTCGCCGTGCGGTCCCGAGGGGAGATAGATGAGCATCAGACTGCCCCCCGAAGATCCAGGAACGACTTGAGCCGCACGAGCGCGCCGTGCACCTGCGGGTTCTCCATGACATCGGAGTCAAAGACGATGAAAGTCCTGCGGCCGTTGAGCGCGACATACTCCCAGTCGGCAAGGATGGTCTTCCCGCCGTGGTCGTTGGTCCCGCGGAAGTTCCACACGCCGAGCAACGCGATGGCACACGCGCCGCGCGACGCAAGCGCGTCGCCTTTCTTGATGCCCTCGGTGATGAACAGCGGTACCGCGGGGTCGCCTAGCAGGTGGCGCACGGAGGGGTGGACGTCGAGCGCCATCGTTGCGCCCTTCATCGTTTCGTACTTGATCACCTTCCCGTCCTTGATACGAGGTACGTCGGGTCGGGATTGGTACAGGACGACTTCGCCGCGGCAGTCGAAGACTGGGATCAGCAGCGCCGGGACGTTCGTCTGCATGTGCCCGAATCCGAGCTGGTGCAGGCGGGACTTCGTCGTGATGGTCTCGTAGCCCCGTCCCGCGATGATGTCGTCGCTGAGTCCAGAGTCCTGCGTGAGCATCCGCCGATGTTCCGGGGAGAGCACAGGTTCATGAACTTTCATCGTCTCTCTCCTTTAGAAGTGAGACGAACTCTTGAAGGTCCGCGACGAGGACCCTCCTCGCTCCGCCGACCTTCACGGATGGAAGGACGCCTCGCTGGATCAACACCCAGGTAGCGGAGCGGCCCAGCCCGAGACGCCTGCCGGCTTCCTTGACCGTGATGAGCAGCTCCTCGCCCATCCGCTAGC harbors:
- a CDS encoding site-specific DNA-methyltransferase yields the protein MTTDTKMQIAHVAIDELKPDPANPRRIGDAELEALTRSLNEYGFVQPVLARAADKTVIGGHQRLLAARKLGIKTVPVIFLDLTVEQSRVLNLALNKISGSWDEELLARMVADLSDVDDLDISLSGFSEDELDALLKSLDLREKKDKPESFDVDAALEAARAATRAKPGDLWALGDHRLLVGDAGDTAAVQRLLDGKRAPMCFTDPPYNVAYGDHGGQQRGQKKRRIQNDAMSSQEFDAFCRGWARNLLASVDGAIYCCMSSKELPLVSRVLEEEGGHWSDTIIWRKDRFTLGRADYQRQYEPLWYGWREGTRHEWHGGRDQGDVFEIDRPSESQAHPTMKPLALVERAIENSCSRGDVVLDLFLGSGSTLIACERTGRVCYGTELDPHYASVVLARWESFTGQEAQCLGHS
- a CDS encoding phage terminase small subunit P27 family; the encoded protein is MPRDLPDEAKAEWKRVVPELEQTGTLTTIDRSVLIRYVTAWSDWVEVQEMLRKSGKLIKGQKGNAVRNPLLMVRNDLEATLSDLGKQLGLSPGARLRAGIAHQVPVDEEAKEAKSIAVIEEYKRRLGMA
- a CDS encoding phage terminase small subunit P27 family — protein: MSTRRPRIDGNGPEPRLPACPSHLQGEARKEWRRMGRKLLECGLMTEIDGAALALYCQSWSRWIEAEANLVKYGTVMKSPSGFPIQSPYLAIANKAMGQMTRLLVEFGMSPSSRTRVAMTKPRPAATFEPTPYDPDAPDPRELLRRVQ
- a CDS encoding DUF3854 domain-containing protein; its protein translation is MKVHEPVLSPEHRRMLTQDSGLSDDIIAGRGYETITTKSRLHQLGFGHMQTNVPALLIPVFDCRGEVVLYQSRPDVPRIKDGKVIKYETMKGATMALDVHPSVRHLLGDPAVPLFITEGIKKGDALASRGACAIALLGVWNFRGTNDHGGKTILADWEYVALNGRRTFIVFDSDVMENPQVHGALVRLKSFLDLRGAV
- a CDS encoding helix-turn-helix domain-containing protein is translated as MGEELLITVKEAGRRLGLGRSATWVLIQRGVLPSVKVGGARRVLVADLQEFVSLLKERDDESS